A window from Deinococcus misasensis DSM 22328 encodes these proteins:
- a CDS encoding response regulator transcription factor: MRVLLLEDDERIRSPLARYLREEGYAVDEARDATTAQTLIGLYPFDVMIADIRLPEGPDAGFELVRKIRAEEHSFPILFLSARDSLQDKLHGLQLGGDDYLVKPFHLQEVTARIRAILRRGKTLTPQETVFQDLRFDWANRRFFKGTEEVHLTGKEMGLLELLSSHPGRLFTREEIVDRVWDSSFDAETNVIDVYVRNLRRKLGDGIVETVRGVGYRFPTV, encoded by the coding sequence ATGCGAGTGCTGTTGCTGGAAGACGATGAACGCATCCGTTCCCCTCTGGCCCGTTACCTGCGGGAAGAAGGCTATGCCGTGGATGAAGCCCGCGATGCCACCACGGCCCAGACCCTGATCGGTCTTTACCCTTTCGATGTGATGATCGCAGACATCCGCCTCCCAGAGGGACCGGACGCTGGCTTTGAACTGGTGCGCAAAATCCGGGCCGAAGAACACAGCTTTCCGATCCTGTTCCTGAGCGCCAGAGACAGCCTGCAAGACAAACTGCACGGGCTGCAACTCGGGGGGGACGATTATCTGGTCAAGCCTTTTCATTTGCAAGAGGTGACGGCTCGCATCCGGGCCATCTTGAGGCGCGGCAAAACCCTGACCCCTCAGGAAACGGTGTTTCAGGATTTGCGGTTTGACTGGGCCAACCGCCGTTTCTTCAAAGGCACCGAAGAAGTGCACCTGACCGGCAAAGAAATGGGTCTGCTGGAACTGCTCAGCAGCCATCCGGGACGGCTTTTCACCCGAGAAGAAATTGTGGACCGCGTGTGGGACTCGTCTTTTGATGCCGAAACCAACGTGATTGATGTGTATGTGCGCAACCTGCGTCGCAAACTGGGCGATGGCATCGTCGAAACGGTGCGTGGTGTGGGCTACCGTTTTCCCACCGTTTAA
- a CDS encoding HAMP domain-containing sensor histidine kinase has translation MNLQTRLSLWVGGVLFLALGTLSLLSGIVLYQVRLSDMNQELRDQSQLVMNSAKVYEGSNIPNVVLETLASGSEFVDARIEKNGHIIWESDFRTMPEAITAGFSNLGGWHMYRIRSAEFEVVVGRPLKSLQETLQSYAIISVPLTLLMSLIGALGSGWVLGQNLKPLHNLTTRIQKLDRPEPIPETSRPDEVGMLARALSESLQTLQRTRKTELEFLRVASHELRTPLTALKAELEYTLSKPRDLQVYETALRTLHRNTEHLERLAVNLLTLTRLQGSQVEFQQVDLWEVTGTVIDRMVPLALKKNLSLEFDGAPTTVQGDSIALSRLVENLVFNAIRYTQNGEIHVKVSEHTLTVQDQGQGFPQELIDNHETETVSMEGFGIGMKVVRSICELHQARLHLENTLRGARVVIVFPS, from the coding sequence GTGAACCTGCAAACCCGCCTCTCCCTGTGGGTCGGAGGGGTGCTTTTTCTGGCTCTGGGCACCCTGAGCTTGCTGTCCGGGATTGTGTTGTATCAGGTGCGCCTCTCGGACATGAATCAGGAGTTGCGCGACCAGTCCCAACTGGTCATGAACTCCGCCAAAGTCTATGAAGGCAGCAACATCCCCAATGTGGTGCTGGAAACCTTGGCCTCGGGTTCAGAGTTTGTGGATGCCCGCATCGAGAAAAACGGCCACATCATCTGGGAAAGCGACTTCCGCACCATGCCCGAGGCGATCACCGCTGGATTCAGCAACCTCGGGGGGTGGCACATGTACCGGATCCGCAGCGCTGAATTTGAAGTGGTGGTGGGCAGGCCCCTGAAGTCTTTGCAGGAAACCCTGCAATCCTATGCAATCATCAGCGTGCCCCTGACCCTGTTGATGTCCCTCATTGGTGCACTCGGGTCCGGGTGGGTGCTCGGGCAGAACCTGAAACCCCTGCACAACCTGACCACCCGCATCCAGAAACTGGACCGCCCCGAGCCCATCCCGGAAACCAGCCGTCCAGACGAGGTGGGCATGCTGGCCAGAGCCCTTTCGGAAAGCCTGCAAACCCTGCAACGCACCCGCAAAACCGAACTGGAATTTCTGCGGGTCGCCAGCCATGAGCTGCGCACCCCACTGACCGCCTTGAAAGCCGAACTGGAATACACCCTGTCCAAACCCCGAGACCTGCAGGTGTATGAAACGGCCCTGCGCACCCTCCACCGCAACACCGAACATCTGGAACGACTGGCGGTGAACCTGCTCACCCTGACCCGCTTGCAGGGCAGTCAGGTGGAATTTCAGCAGGTGGATTTGTGGGAGGTGACCGGAACGGTGATCGACCGGATGGTGCCCCTCGCCCTGAAGAAGAACCTGTCTCTGGAATTTGATGGGGCACCCACCACCGTACAGGGAGACAGCATCGCTCTGAGCCGATTGGTGGAAAATCTGGTGTTCAACGCCATCCGCTACACCCAGAACGGCGAAATCCATGTGAAGGTTTCCGAGCACACCCTGACCGTGCAGGATCAGGGACAGGGCTTCCCACAGGAATTGATTGACAACCACGAAACCGAAACGGTCAGCATGGAAGGGTTTGGCATCGGCATGAAGGTGGTTCGCAGCATCTGCGAACTGCATCAGGCCAGACTGCATCTGGAAAACACCCTGAGGGGGGCCAGAGTGGTGATTGTATTTCCAAGTTAA
- the tatC gene encoding twin-arginine translocase subunit TatC produces MQTTPFKEAPLLDHLEELRLRLIYGLGFWTAGSALAYTYRDQLMEVLKGPLNGHIQAGHSVEIVTLSVTEPLITALQLSAFGGLVVALPFLVYQIWAFVAPGLTHEERKWGAPFVLGLGLSFALGVYFCYKVILPAALPFLLGFLGGITNLLSIGQYIGQMVTYLATFGLVFELPLTIFLLTKVGLVNSQMLSGIRKYAFIGLTVVSAIITPTADPFNLTLMAVPLYLLFELGILFSRMAEKKPRTIKH; encoded by the coding sequence ATGCAGACGACCCCTTTCAAGGAAGCCCCGTTGCTGGACCACCTTGAAGAGTTGCGGCTGCGTTTGATTTACGGTCTGGGCTTCTGGACGGCCGGGTCGGCTCTGGCCTACACCTACCGCGATCAGCTGATGGAGGTGCTCAAAGGCCCTCTGAACGGACACATTCAGGCCGGACACAGCGTGGAAATCGTGACCCTTTCGGTCACGGAACCCCTCATCACAGCCCTGCAACTGTCTGCGTTTGGTGGTCTGGTGGTGGCCCTGCCTTTTCTGGTCTACCAGATCTGGGCTTTTGTGGCCCCCGGTCTGACCCATGAAGAACGCAAGTGGGGCGCACCGTTTGTGCTGGGTCTGGGGCTGTCTTTTGCTCTGGGCGTGTATTTTTGCTACAAGGTGATTTTGCCGGCTGCCCTGCCGTTTTTGCTGGGTTTTCTGGGAGGGATCACCAATCTGCTTTCCATTGGTCAGTACATCGGCCAGATGGTGACGTATCTGGCCACTTTTGGTCTGGTCTTCGAGTTGCCCCTGACCATTTTCCTGCTGACCAAAGTGGGTCTGGTGAACAGCCAGATGCTCTCTGGCATCCGCAAGTACGCCTTCATTGGTCTGACGGTGGTTTCGGCGATCATCACGCCCACCGCAGACCCTTTCAACCTCACGTTGATGGCAGTGCCCCTGTACCTGCTGTTCGAACTGGGGATTCTGTTCTCACGCATGGCAGAGAAAAAACCACGCACCATCAAACATTAA
- a CDS encoding ferritin-like domain-containing protein: protein MSENKTNRRQFLGSLGLVGAGAMLGSCAVVAAPNKPNIDIDVLNFALNLEYLEAEFYLWAAFGRGLSAADSGGGPASVGGRKVNFTDDRVRQYAEEIAMDEEAHVRALRATIIALGGKPVARPKIDIGAAFTAAASAASNGAIKDFDAYANDLTFMHGAFVFEDVGVTAYNGAATLITDPKILQAAAGILAVEAYHAGEVRTYLYANKDQMAYGLKVEQIIAAISALRGKVGGGKDEGITKNGKANIVAADENAIAYARTTAEVLRIVYLGNVGKGGFYPDGLNGNIK from the coding sequence ATGAGCGAAAACAAAACCAACCGCCGTCAGTTTCTGGGAAGCCTCGGTCTCGTGGGTGCAGGAGCCATGCTTGGTTCTTGCGCTGTGGTGGCTGCGCCCAACAAGCCCAACATCGACATCGATGTGCTCAACTTCGCACTGAACCTCGAATACCTCGAAGCGGAGTTCTACCTCTGGGCTGCATTTGGCCGTGGTCTCAGTGCAGCCGACTCTGGTGGCGGACCTGCTTCTGTGGGGGGGCGCAAAGTGAACTTCACCGACGACCGGGTGCGCCAGTACGCCGAGGAAATCGCCATGGACGAAGAAGCCCACGTGCGTGCCCTGCGGGCCACCATCATCGCTCTGGGGGGCAAACCTGTGGCCCGTCCCAAAATCGACATCGGGGCAGCTTTCACGGCAGCTGCCAGTGCAGCCAGCAATGGAGCCATCAAGGATTTTGATGCTTACGCCAACGACCTGACCTTCATGCACGGGGCTTTCGTGTTCGAGGATGTGGGCGTGACCGCCTACAACGGCGCAGCCACCCTGATCACCGATCCCAAAATCCTGCAAGCTGCAGCCGGCATTCTGGCCGTGGAAGCCTACCACGCCGGAGAAGTGCGGACTTACCTGTACGCCAACAAGGACCAGATGGCTTACGGCCTGAAAGTCGAGCAAATCATCGCAGCCATTTCTGCCCTGCGTGGCAAAGTGGGCGGTGGCAAAGACGAAGGCATCACCAAAAACGGCAAGGCCAACATTGTGGCTGCTGATGAAAACGCCATTGCCTACGCACGCACCACCGCAGAAGTGTTGCGCATCGTGTACCTCGGGAATGTGGGCAAAGGTGGCTTCTACCCTGATGGTTTGAACGGCAACATCAAATGA
- the ttcA gene encoding tRNA 2-thiocytidine(32) synthetase TtcA has protein sequence MQDTHEKEHSGNFYRLKRQLERQVAQAITDYGMIDDGDTVLVCLSGGKDSYTMLDTLMELQKRAPIDFKLVAMNLDQKQPGFPSHILPEYLKNLGVDHHILEQDTYSVVKEKIPEGKTMCSLCSRLRRGAIYTFAKEIGANKIALGHHRDDILETFFMNMFFGSRLKAMPPKLVSDDGQNVVIRPLAYCTERDIERYARAREFPIIPCNLCGSQENLQRRIVGEMLESWERQSPGRLNNIFRALSHVSASHLLDPNLFDFLGLTRDTVVEEGDIAFDQQDFKPERFEDQLEELPLI, from the coding sequence ATGCAGGACACACACGAGAAAGAACACTCTGGCAATTTTTACCGGCTGAAACGGCAGCTGGAAAGACAGGTGGCGCAGGCCATCACCGACTACGGCATGATCGATGACGGAGACACCGTGCTGGTGTGCCTCTCTGGAGGCAAAGACTCCTACACCATGCTGGACACCCTGATGGAACTGCAAAAACGGGCCCCCATCGACTTCAAACTGGTCGCCATGAACCTCGACCAGAAACAGCCCGGTTTTCCCAGCCACATCCTGCCCGAGTACCTGAAAAACCTCGGGGTGGACCACCACATCCTCGAACAGGACACCTACAGTGTGGTCAAAGAAAAAATCCCCGAAGGCAAAACCATGTGCAGCCTGTGCTCCAGGTTGCGCCGTGGGGCCATCTATACCTTTGCCAAAGAAATCGGGGCCAACAAAATCGCTCTGGGTCACCACCGGGACGACATCCTCGAAACCTTCTTCATGAACATGTTCTTTGGAAGCCGCCTGAAGGCCATGCCACCCAAACTGGTCTCCGACGACGGTCAGAACGTGGTGATCCGTCCTCTGGCCTACTGCACGGAAAGGGACATCGAGCGTTATGCCCGAGCACGCGAATTTCCGATCATTCCCTGCAACCTGTGTGGTTCTCAGGAAAACCTGCAACGCCGCATTGTTGGCGAAATGCTGGAAAGCTGGGAACGCCAGAGTCCGGGCCGTTTGAACAACATCTTCCGTGCCCTCAGCCATGTGAGCGCCAGCCACCTGCTGGACCCCAACCTCTTTGATTTCCTGGGCCTCACCAGAGACACCGTGGTGGAAGAGGGAGACATCGCCTTTGACCAGCAGGACTTCAAGCCCGAGAGGTTTGAGGACCAGCTTGAAGAATTGCCGTTGATCTGA
- a CDS encoding twin-arginine translocase TatA/TatE family subunit, translated as MNLGFPEIIMILVLALLVFGPKKLPELGKSLGQGIREFKKGTRSLQDDLSDSLKDPEPAPEKVKAS; from the coding sequence ATGAACCTAGGATTTCCAGAAATCATCATGATTCTCGTGCTGGCCCTGCTGGTCTTCGGGCCCAAGAAGCTCCCTGAACTGGGCAAAAGCCTCGGGCAGGGCATCCGTGAATTCAAGAAAGGGACGCGCAGTTTGCAGGACGACCTTTCGGATTCCCTGAAAGACCCCGAGCCTGCTCCAGAGAAAGTGAAAGCCAGCTGA